The Luteibacter flocculans genomic interval ACAAGCCGACTTGCTGATCGACTACCACCCCGACCAGTTCGCCGAGGAGGTCGCCGCATTCCGCAAGCGCTACGCCGCGCTGGACACGTCGCTGGAACAAGGCGGCGTACCGGCCGACATGCGCACGACGTTCAAGGCGAAGCTGGGTCGTTGAGTCAGTCCTGTCGCTTCCAGTTGCGCGCAACGATCGATCGTCTGAGATAGCCTCCACTTCCATGTAGGTCGATTTAGCATCATCGATCGCGTGGGTCTCGCTACCGGCGGTGCGTCGGATGAGGCGAAGCTCTTTCAGGGAGAGATAGATGACAAGCATCCAAGGATTCGATTTGCCGCGCTCGCGAACAGTTGCACGACGCCTGATAGCGACGCTCCTAGGGGCGGCATTGGTGTTCCATATCACCGGTGCGATCGCTGGCGCCAAGGCCCCGGAGACATTGAGCGAGGCTGAACGTGTTCAGATGGAGCAACTGCTTACGGCACAGACAGCCTCCGTTGTACAGAGACAGGAGCGAATGGATGGTCAGGGCATGCTTATGCCGCCGACGGTCCGGTTCACCGCTGATGGAACCAAGCTCATGGTCGAGCTGGGATCAGGTTACGTGCCGAAAATAAACGGAGGAGAGTTTGAAGATCACCTTATGGAGATCGCCAATCCGCTCCTTTTCCAGCTTGAGTCCGTGGCCCCCTTGAACGGTGTCGACTTTCTTTTTGGTGGATACGACGTCTTCCATTACTTCCCGGAAGATTGGAAACCGACGCCTCCACAGCGTGCGCCGAGGCTCGATATGACGGTCAATCACGATTAGCAAAGGTCTCATCTCGGCAGGACATCGACTTCGTTACCGCCTACAAATATTGGCCCATCGATTGACACCCCGCGAAGCGGTTTGCCATAAGTGCGGAGCACGCTCCGCACCGTCTTTGCGAAAGGTGAACCTATGAGGCGTACCGCTGCTTTTCTCTTCCTCACCTGTCTCGCGGCGAGCGCCGCAGCGGCGGACACTTATCGCTTCGGTTCCCGCGTGATTTCCACCGGGGACAGCGAAGGTCGGTTGCGCGAGGTGGCTGGCAAGCCGGATCGTGAAACGCCGATCGAGACCGATCGCGGTGGCCTGGCAGGGTATCGGCTGGAGTACTACCGGGGCGGCAAGTCGGTGCTGATCGAGGTGATCGGCGGCAAGGTGGCCCGGATCACCCAGATCGATTCGTGAGCGCCGCCTCTATCGGCGGCGCCAATTGCCGCACCGCGCCTTGGCTCCTCGCGGGGCC includes:
- a CDS encoding DUF2845 domain-containing protein, producing the protein MRRTAAFLFLTCLAASAAAADTYRFGSRVISTGDSEGRLREVAGKPDRETPIETDRGGLAGYRLEYYRGGKSVLIEVIGGKVARITQIDS